The Levilactobacillus namurensis genomic interval TCCCTCACGGGGAACGGGATCAGCACAGCTTACTGGCGGCTGCCGGAAAGTACGGGCAGTACGTGGGTAAGATTGAGTTGGACTTAGATGTGCACCACCGGATCACTACGGCTACGGCTAGTGTGGTGGCTACGGCCGACCTGCCCGTTGAGGCGGGAGACGCGGATGAAGTGACTGGGTTGAGCGACTTGGGACAGTCCTTGTTGGCCGAACAGCAGGTGGCGGAGATGCCCACGGCACTTGAGACTGATTGGACGGGACATCCGCAACTGGTCCGCGAAGGCTTGCACGCCATTGCGGAGTATGCGGGGACCCAGGCAGCTGTGTTGAATGCCGGTCTGTTCTTGACGGACCTTCCTCAGGGCTTGGTGACCCAGCGAGAGTTGCATGACTTGCTCCCCCACAGTATGCACGTGATGCGGGTAACGTTAGATGGGTACAACCTATGGCGGTTGGTTCAGGAATTCGAGATGGCCCGGTTATTTCTCCGGCATTTTCCGCAACGGGGCATGGGCTTTCGCGGTAAGGTGTTTGGTGAATTGAACTACCTCGGAATCGGGTACAATGCGCAGACCCATGCGGTGACTTGGCGGGGAGAGCCCGTGTCACCGTTAAAGACGTATCAGCTCGCTGTTGTGGATCATTACCGGTTTATTCCGTTCTTTCCAACGATCACGATTGCGGGACACAATGAAATTTTATATCACGACTTGTTGCGGGAGGTCTTCGCCCAATATCTGAGCAAGCACTATCCGGTAACCGGGTCTAGAAAGGATGAAATCAGTGGATCGTAAAGATTTAGAGGCCTTAGTTGCTGAGCAACGGGAAAAGCGCGAGCCTAGTGCGGAAGTGGTTCGGGTCGACGAGACCCACCTACAGATCAACGGGCACGGTTATGAAATCGTGGCGAATGAGCACGATGGATTCAACCTTGAGGAATTTGCTCAGCGCTACAGCACGATTTTAAGTAAATATGACTATTTAGTTGGCGATTGGGGCTTCGAACAGCTGCGGTTAAAGGGCTTCTATGCGGAAGACCGTGCGGGGGCAAAGCAAAATCAGATTGATGCGGTTCAAGATTACCTTTATGAATCGTGTAATTTTGGGTGTGCCTACTTTATTTTGCACAATCTGGATGCAAAACCCATTCAAAAGCCGCGCCGGAATCGGTCGCGCCGGCGCAATAATAACCATAATGGTAATGGTGAGAATAAGGCGGCGCGCAAAGGGAATCAGACGACGGCTAACGCAACCAAGGGGGCTGCGGCTGGTTCTACCAAGGACGGTCATTCAGGTAACGGCCATCGACGGCGTTCCCGTCATTCGCGGCACCGCAATAGTAATCATCCGTTCACGGAGGGCCAACGCCCAACAACCCCAGCCCCGACTAAGAAGACGAAGACTGTCGCGGTGGCTTCTGGTGGCCAGGGACGGCGACACTTTACCATTCGAAAGAAGAAGGAAGATTAGGAGGGACAACGCGTGAAAGACTATCAGGCATACATGATCGATTTGGACGGGACCGTCTACGCGGGGACGCAACGCTATCCTGCGGCTAAACGGTTCGTCGAACGGTTACAGGCTGCACGGATTCCCTTTAAGTTCGTGACGAATAATACGACTAAGCTACCGGTCGATGTGGTTCGTAATCTGGCGGATAACCATGATATTCATGTGACGGTGGATAACGTCTACACGGCAGGATTGGCAACGGCCGATTATTTAGATGGCTTAGCTGGTGAGACGGGTGAACGGACGGTGTACGTCGTCGGTGAGATTGGGTTACGCCAAGCGCTAGCCGCAAAAGGCTTCACGGTAGATGAGGAACGGCCGCAATATGTGGTCGTTGGTTTGGATAGCGATGTCACTTACGAGAAGTTTGCCAAGGCTATCTTAGCGATCAAGCGCGGCTCGACGTTTATCGGGACCAATTCTGATTCGAATATTCCCAAGGCACGGGGCCTCATGCCAGGCGCGGGCGCTTTGGTGGACCTGGTGCGCTATGCGACCCAGACGGATCCCATCTTTGTGGGGAAACCGGAGCCGATTATTCTACGTAACTCGTTGGCCCAGCTGGGTGTCTCGGCGGAACAAGCCCTCATGGTCGGTGATAATTACCAGACTGATATTCTGGCAGGAATTCATGCTGGCACGGATACGTTATTAGTGTATACGGGGGTTTCAACGCCAGAACAAGTGGCCCAACAGGCGATTCAGCCGACTTATACGGTTGCCTCACTAGATGACTGGGACCTTACCCGGGGGCCCCGTGCCTAGGTGGGGACGGTGGCTAGGCAGTGGTGCATTGCTGTTGGCTTTACTTAGCTTAAGCATTACCCTGACCATCAACGCCGTCTGGCTGTACCGACTAGACATCCAGTGGCTGCATATTTCGCAGACGGTGGACTTGTCACCGGCACGGTTAATGCATAATTACGGGCAACTGTTGGCCTATTTGGAGTTGCCATGGGTCACGAATCTGCAAATGACGGATTTTCCGACTTCGTTTACGGGGATGGTTCACTTTGAGGATGTTAAGCGGCTGTTTCTGGTCAACCATGGCGTTCTATTAGTAAGCCTGGGCCCAGCCGTCTGGTACCTTCGGCAGCTACGTAGTCGCGCTGAACAGTGGCGATTGCTGCGATTGACGCAGGTCGTTGCGGTAATTCCGCTGGTTTTAGCGGGCTGTATGGCGGTCAACTTCAACGGGTTCTTTATTGCGTTTCACCAACTACTGTTCCGGAACAATGACTGGTTGTTCGATCCCCGGTTAGATCCGGTGATTACGGCCCTACCAGATACCTTCTTCTTGCATTGCTTCGTCTTAGCCTTTGTCCTCTTTGAGGCAGGACTAGCGGGGCTTTACTGGTGGGCCCGCCGAGCAATTCAACGTGCATGAAAAAAAGTCTGTCATCTCTGGGGGATGACAGACTTTTTGAGTTGGTGAACGATTAGTTATCTTCGGGAACGTTTTGCGAGTGCGCTTTAGGCGCTTGTGGTGTACTGTGGCGGCCCTTGAGCCAGCCAACTAGTGCAGGAATCAGGGAAATCACGATAATTCCCAAAACGACAGCGGAGAAGTGTTCTTTAACGAAGGGGATGTTACCGAAGAAGTAACCGCCCCCGCAACAGATGATGATCCAAGTGATGGCCGCACTGACGTTGTATTTTAGAAAACGGTGATACGGGAACTGGGAGCCGGCAGCCGTGAAGGGAACGAAGGTCCGAATGATCGGCATGAACCGGCCTAGGAAGATGGCGAGGGGACCGTGCTTTTTAAAGAAACGTTCCGACTGGGCAAGCTTGTCCTTATTGATGAGACGTCCAAACCAAGAGTGATTTGAAAGGGCAGCGCCTACCCGGTGTCCTAAGTAGAAGTTTAGGGAATCACCGCCAATCGCCGCCAGTAAGAAGAGGGCGATGAATAGCCAGATATTTAAGCCATAGGCTGGATTGGCAGCTAAGGCTGCTGCGGCGAACAGTAGGGAATCTCCGGGCAAAAACGGGAGAATCACGGCGCCGGTCTCAATGAAGATAATGGCAAAAAGAATGAGGTAGGTTGAGCCGCCAAAGGTATTGACGATGTTAACCAGGTGATCGTCAATGTGTAAAACAAAATCGATTAAATAGCCCATTACAGTCTCCTTAGTAATTTGTATTGCCTACATTGTAATGACTTTTGACCCAAACGTCAGCTGGTATGGCCAAACTTAAGGAAATTTATGAACATTCTGAGTCGGACTGGGGTGCGTCGTGAGCTAAGCGAGCAGCGGCGGCTGCGGCCACGGCGCCAACGAGGTCATCCAGAAATGTATGGATGCTTCCGGGTTGGTGGGCATTCAGGAGCTTAAGAATTCCCGGTTTCAGGCGGTCAATGTAGCCGTAGTTGGTAAAGCCGATGGAGCCGTAGAGGTTGACGATGGACAACGCCATGGTCTCATCTAGGCCGTACAGTCCTTCGTCTTCTTCGACAATGGTCTGTAGGGGTTCTAGTAACGTGTGGTGTTCTGCGGCTAAGTCGAGTTGGATACCGGTCAAAATGGCGTTTTGCACTTCACGCTTTTGCAGGACAGTCAAGACACTTGCGCGTGCTTGGGCCAGAGTGAGGTCGGCAAGATAGTCTTTTTGTAGGAACATGACCAGGTTGGCGATGGCTTCGATGGAGACCCCACGTTCTGAGAGTAGGGCAATCGTTCGCGCTTTAAGGTGGGCACTAGCTTGAGACATTGAAATTCCTCCTAACGGTTTTGGAACAATGTCTCTAGTATAGCACTGAAGTGTTCGGTTGCTTTTTTGGCGGTTGGCGGTGATAATGGATACAGATGTTTTTGACAAGGATATGGAGGATAATTATGACAAAGTTTCCACAAATTGATTTAGCAAACGCCAAGGGCCCCCAAGTGACGCTTGAAACGTCAATGGGTTCCATTCAACTGCAACTGTTTCCGGAACAAGCCCCAAAGACGGTTGAAAACTTTGTAACGCATGCAAAGGCCGGCTACTATGATGGCTTAACGTTCCACCGGGTCATTCCTAACTTTATGATTCAGGGTGGTGATCCAACCGGGACCGGTATGGGTGGTGAAAGTATCTGGGGCCATCCATTCGAGGATGAGTTCTCACCAGAGTTATATAACTTAAGAGGTGCGCTATCCATGGCCAATGCGGGTCCTAATACGAATGGGAGCCAGTTCTTTATTGTACAGGACACAAATATGACTGAGCAGATGCAGAACCAAATGAAGGATGCGGGCTTCCCGGAAGAAATCGTGAAGGCCTACCAGAATGGTGGGACGCCGTGGTTAGATTTTCGGCACACGGTCTTTGGCCAAGTTATTAAGGGCATGGACGTTGTAGATGCGATTGCTAAAGTTGATCGGGATGCAAGCGACCAGCCAACCACGCCGGTAACGATGGATAAGGTGACGGTCACGGAATAACCTGATAGTCGCCTATATAAGGAGGAAACGAAATGGCTTTTAGAATTGGCCAACGGGTTTCCGGACGAATTACGGGGATTCAGCCCTATGGAGCCTTTGTAAGCTTAGGTGGCCATCGTCAGGGACTCATCCATATCTCGGAATGTCACTGTGGTTATGTTAAGGACATCCATGATTACTTAAAGGTTAACCAGGAAGTTAACGTGGTCATTTTAGACATTGATGAGTTTACGGGGAAGATCAGCTTATCACTCCGGTGTTTGGAGCGGTTAGATTTAGAGACGCCGGTGGATGAGCATCGGCACCGCCACTACTGGACCAACCATCATGTAAGCATTGGGTTTAAGCCTATTGCGGATCGGTTAGAGGGATGGAAGGCTGAAGCACAGCAACGGTTAGATGATCAGCAGACATCGAATTAAGGATGTCTGCTTTTTTCTACGTTTTGTCAATAAAGATGTTGTTAAATCAATGTTTTATGATGAGAAATTTAGGGTCTAGGTTCCGGAACGATGTTCTTCGTTCCGGAGCCTAGGCCCTATTGCTATTATTTTAGTGATTTATAGCCAGCTAAATAAGCCTTGGAGGTATCAAATTTTTTTCAAGGCTGGTATTATAAACTATAATGAATGTTACTTCGATTGAGGGCTCAGCTCATAGGAGTAAGGTTGATTCGTTTTTATCAGGTATAGGATTGTTTTAATAAGACGATCCATTTGACGGACGATGAGTTTCTTCTTTGAAGAAGAAGCTTCTCGTCTTTTTTCGTATGCATCGCGAATATGATTGTCGCCCATCTTAGGATTAAGCATAAGAACGACCGTCCAATACAAGATTCGGCGTGCATGGGGATTACCGTGTTTGGTGATATGGCGAGCGGATTGATGGTCACCGGAGTCAACTTCCGTTGTGTCCAGGCCAACATAGCTGTTCAATTGCTGACGGGTATTGAACCGTCGGATATCACCTAATTCACTAATTAGCCGAATGGCGGTACTGCCACCAATACCAGGGATTGTTTGAAGAAGCGTAAACTCTGACAAGGATTTACCTAAGGCCATCATGCGCACGACCTGCTGGTCCTGCGCTGCTTCTAGGGTGAGAACTTGTTCCGCCAAAGCTTTCATTTGCCGCGTGTTATCCGAAGTAACGGGTACGGCGTCACCATTCTGAGCGGCCAGTTTCCATAACTTTCGTGCGGCATCGTGAATACGCCTAGCGTTCATCCCTTTGAAATGTGCTGCTGATATTCGTGCTTCTAACGCGTTAAGGTCGCCAATTTCACGAACGATTTGTGCATGCGGGAAGAGTGTTAGGATCTTCCAAGCCAGCTTTGTATCGAAGTTAAAGCCACCCTTGGAGGCCCC includes:
- a CDS encoding bifunctional UDP-sugar hydrolase/5'-nucleotidase; translation: MERVTILHTNDLHSHFENWPRIRRYLATTRASAEAAGSSVYTVDLGDHVDRVHPVSEATAGQKNVQLMNQVGYDAVTIGNNEGLGFMRPQLDHLYDHANFPVVLGNLKTLDTRQTPTWAVDHQFWTTPAGTRILVLGLTAPYQLTYPLAGWWPIAASQALDHLLKTYRDQADVCVLLSHLGITVDRQLAKRFPQVDVIIGSHTHHLLPHGERDQHSLLAAAGKYGQYVGKIELDLDVHHRITTATASVVATADLPVEAGDADEVTGLSDLGQSLLAEQQVAEMPTALETDWTGHPQLVREGLHAIAEYAGTQAAVLNAGLFLTDLPQGLVTQRELHDLLPHSMHVMRVTLDGYNLWRLVQEFEMARLFLRHFPQRGMGFRGKVFGELNYLGIGYNAQTHAVTWRGEPVSPLKTYQLAVVDHYRFIPFFPTITIAGHNEILYHDLLREVFAQYLSKHYPVTGSRKDEISGS
- a CDS encoding YutD family protein, translating into MKSVDRKDLEALVAEQREKREPSAEVVRVDETHLQINGHGYEIVANEHDGFNLEEFAQRYSTILSKYDYLVGDWGFEQLRLKGFYAEDRAGAKQNQIDAVQDYLYESCNFGCAYFILHNLDAKPIQKPRRNRSRRRNNNHNGNGENKAARKGNQTTANATKGAAAGSTKDGHSGNGHRRRSRHSRHRNSNHPFTEGQRPTTPAPTKKTKTVAVASGGQGRRHFTIRKKKED
- a CDS encoding TIGR01457 family HAD-type hydrolase; the encoded protein is MKDYQAYMIDLDGTVYAGTQRYPAAKRFVERLQAARIPFKFVTNNTTKLPVDVVRNLADNHDIHVTVDNVYTAGLATADYLDGLAGETGERTVYVVGEIGLRQALAAKGFTVDEERPQYVVVGLDSDVTYEKFAKAILAIKRGSTFIGTNSDSNIPKARGLMPGAGALVDLVRYATQTDPIFVGKPEPIILRNSLAQLGVSAEQALMVGDNYQTDILAGIHAGTDTLLVYTGVSTPEQVAQQAIQPTYTVASLDDWDLTRGPRA
- a CDS encoding TIGR01906 family membrane protein, with translation MALLSLSITLTINAVWLYRLDIQWLHISQTVDLSPARLMHNYGQLLAYLELPWVTNLQMTDFPTSFTGMVHFEDVKRLFLVNHGVLLVSLGPAVWYLRQLRSRAEQWRLLRLTQVVAVIPLVLAGCMAVNFNGFFIAFHQLLFRNNDWLFDPRLDPVITALPDTFFLHCFVLAFVLFEAGLAGLYWWARRAIQRA
- a CDS encoding VTT domain-containing protein; this translates as MGYLIDFVLHIDDHLVNIVNTFGGSTYLILFAIIFIETGAVILPFLPGDSLLFAAAALAANPAYGLNIWLFIALFLLAAIGGDSLNFYLGHRVGAALSNHSWFGRLINKDKLAQSERFFKKHGPLAIFLGRFMPIIRTFVPFTAAGSQFPYHRFLKYNVSAAITWIIICCGGGYFFGNIPFVKEHFSAVVLGIIVISLIPALVGWLKGRHSTPQAPKAHSQNVPEDN
- a CDS encoding phosphatidylglycerophosphatase A, yielding MSQASAHLKARTIALLSERGVSIEAIANLVMFLQKDYLADLTLAQARASVLTVLQKREVQNAILTGIQLDLAAEHHTLLEPLQTIVEEDEGLYGLDETMALSIVNLYGSIGFTNYGYIDRLKPGILKLLNAHQPGSIHTFLDDLVGAVAAAAAARLAHDAPQSDSECS
- a CDS encoding peptidylprolyl isomerase, which encodes MTKFPQIDLANAKGPQVTLETSMGSIQLQLFPEQAPKTVENFVTHAKAGYYDGLTFHRVIPNFMIQGGDPTGTGMGGESIWGHPFEDEFSPELYNLRGALSMANAGPNTNGSQFFIVQDTNMTEQMQNQMKDAGFPEEIVKAYQNGGTPWLDFRHTVFGQVIKGMDVVDAIAKVDRDASDQPTTPVTMDKVTVTE
- a CDS encoding CvfD/Ygs/GSP13 family RNA-binding post-transcriptional regulator, with the translated sequence MAFRIGQRVSGRITGIQPYGAFVSLGGHRQGLIHISECHCGYVKDIHDYLKVNQEVNVVILDIDEFTGKISLSLRCLERLDLETPVDEHRHRHYWTNHHVSIGFKPIADRLEGWKAEAQQRLDDQQTSN
- a CDS encoding IS110 family transposase; amino-acid sequence: MIMRTIIGIDVSKNKANVAVATDLIVAKELTVPLDALGFNELKHVVLQFGGKAEIVFEATGVYSRRLEYFLQQENLNYHILNPLAAKNRIATGTRMRKNDQRDARRLAITEFTEQLEPYLLAYKQDPIYRELTDMNRYYDQLNEDKKRARNRAHRVLQLVFASFGASKGGFNFDTKLAWKILTLFPHAQIVREIGDLNALEARISAAHFKGMNARRIHDAARKLWKLAAQNGDAVPVTSDNTRQMKALAEQVLTLEAAQDQQVVRMMALGKSLSEFTLLQTIPGIGGSTAIRLISELGDIRRFNTRQQLNSYVGLDTTEVDSGDHQSARHITKHGNPHARRILYWTVVLMLNPKMGDNHIRDAYEKRREASSSKKKLIVRQMDRLIKTILYLIKTNQPYSYELSPQSK